The following proteins are encoded in a genomic region of Mustela erminea isolate mMusErm1 chromosome 3, mMusErm1.Pri, whole genome shotgun sequence:
- the LOC116585647 gene encoding heterogeneous nuclear ribonucleoprotein A1-like has translation MSKSESPKEPEQLWKLFIGGLSFETTDESLRSHFEQWGTLMDCVVMRDPNTKRSRGFGFVTYATVEVVDAAMNARPHKVDGRVVEPKRAVSREDSQRPGAHLTVKKTFVGGIKEDTEEHHLRDYFEQYGKIEVIEIMTDRGSGKKRGFGFVIFDDHDSVDKIVIQKYHTVNGHNCEVRKALSKQEMASASSSQRGRSGSGNFGGGRGGGFGGNDNFGRGGNFSGRGGFGGSRGGGGYGGSGDGYNGFGNDGSNFGGGGSYNDFGNNNNQFSNFGPMKGRNFGGRSSGPYGGGGQYFAKP, from the coding sequence ATGTCtaagtcagagtctcccaaagagcctgaacaGCTGTGGAAGCTCTTCATCGGAggtctgagctttgaaacaaccgatgagagtctgaggagccatTTTGAGCAATGGGGAACACTTATGGACTGTGTGGTAATGAGAGATCCAAACACCAAGCgctccagaggctttgggtttgtcacATATGCCACTGTGGAGGTGGTGGATGCAGCCATGAATGCAAGGCCACacaaggtggatggaagagttgtggaaccaaagagggctgtctcaagagaagattctcaaagacctggtgcccacttaactgtgaaaaagacttttgttggtggcattaaagaagacactgaagaacatcatctaagagattattttgaacagtatgggaaaatcgaagtgattgagatcatgactgaccgaggcagtggcaaaaagaggggttttggttttgtaatatttgatgaccatgattctgtagacaagattgtcattcaaaaataccatactgtgaatggccacaactgtgaagtaaggaaagcgctctctaagcaagagatggctagtgcttcatccagccaaagaggtcgaagtggttctggaaactttggtggtggtcgtggaggtggttttggtgggaatgacaactttggtcgcggaggaaacttcagtggtcgaggtggctttggtggcagtcgaggtggtggtggatatggtggcagtggggatggctataacggatttggtaatgatggaagcaactttggaggtggcggaagctataatgattttggcaatAACAACAATCAATTCTCAAATTTTGGACCCATGAAAGGACgcaattttggaggcagaagctctggccctTATGGTGGTGGAGGCCAATACTTCGCCAAACCATGA